One region of Cydia fagiglandana chromosome 15, ilCydFagi1.1, whole genome shotgun sequence genomic DNA includes:
- the LOC134671216 gene encoding deoxyribonuclease-2-alpha-like isoform X1: protein MNFILIYIFGSLLECYKGFKIENGYIGQHCRDGYKPVAWWYLYKHPAGVVHPSGQNFSFLTPDTGGRWIQSLYGILEADMLSKTLMPDYKQRSYMDRGGRAMVIFESRHGAPGTSARGVVMADQDGGFLLTHTVPGFPQKSRSLPLFPFDELKSGHLLACISLDFSALNKVARAIKEVAPNITYSYMPKTLAHLLPEWNFDRPFPTLSPFRLRPSIYSLMNRMGEIPRPLEAPFNNGPLEAVLVARPPGVKSCIYSSFAARQLVMLNVYGQSRSTFLTTTCSESFGVRNIDSISFKYEGDDGPSGPVYYVPTNSTDYTWFAVSAAAHWQQRGKGPQQFWVCTSLVDKEDVKGEGGLLLCLQNYNLWVAFDNLKVAEPSCD from the exons AtgaattttatattaatttatatattcgGAAGTTTATTGGAGTGCTACAAAGGATTTAAGATTGAGAACGGCTACATAGGCCAACATTGTCGCGATGGATACAAGCCTGTGGCTTG GTGGTACTTATACAAGCATCCAGCGGGCGTGGTCCATCCAAGCGGACAGAACTTCAGCTTCTTAACGCCTGACACGGGGGGCCGGTGGATACAGTCGCTTTATGGCATCTTGGAGGCCGATATGCTGAGTAAAACTTTGATGCCCGACTACAAG CAGCGTTCATACATGGACCGCGGTGGCAGAGCCATGGTCATATTCGAGTCTCGTCACGGCGCGCCCGGGACTTCGGCGCGCGGGGTCGTGATGGCAGATCAGGATGGCGGGTTTCTGCTGACGCATACCGTGCCCGGGTTTCCGCAGAAATCCA GGTCACTTCCCTTGTTCCCATTCGATGAGCTGAAAAGCGGACACTTACTAGCTTGCATCTCTCTGGATTTCAGCGCTCTGAACAAGGTGGCTCGAGCCATAAAAGAGGTCGCACCGAACATCACATACTCATACATGCCCAAAACGCTGGCTCATCTACTACCGGAATGGAACTTCGACAGACCTTTCCCGACTCTTTCTCCCTTCAGGCTACGGCCATCGATATATTCTCTTATGAATAGAATGGGGGAGATTCCTCGGCCCTTAGAGGCTCCGTTCAACAATGGTCCTTTAGAAGCGGTGTTGGTGGCCAGGCCGCCGGGAGTGAAGAGTTGTATCTACTCTTCGTTTGCGGCGAGGCAATTAGTCATGCTGAATGTGTATGGACAATCACGAAGCACGTTTCTTACTACGACGTGCAGTGAGAGCTTTGG CGTCCGCAACATTGACTCGATCTCCTTTAAATACGAAGGTGACGATGGGCCCTCAGGTCCTGTCTACTACGTGCCGACCAACAGCACCGACTATACCTGGTTCGCAGTCAGCGCGGCGGCACATTGGCAGCAACGAGGCAAGGGCCCGCAGCAGTTCTGGGTGTGCACCAGCCTGGTGGATAAGGAGGATGTGAAGGGAGAAGGGGGTTTGTTGTTGTGTTTGCAGAATTACAATTTGTGGGTGGCGTTTGATAACTTGAAGGTTGCTGAGCCCTCTTGCGATTAG
- the LOC134671220 gene encoding uncharacterized protein LOC134671220 yields MDTLTWLSLGLQLAALCSIVGALLLYLLRKVRVGEVQPADSAKTVLVTSVDTALGLQIATYLSGRGWRVIAGCRQGGLGARLAESWLQAHVASTPEDQPPPRLATVELDVAREDLLEEAARATAQHLPAGEHGIWAVINTAGSSGRGGASCWEGALRTNVLGALRVARTFAPLLAAAAVDHPHAGRLFYIGLTSDTDCESLSRGDDGGAGAAAVRWGVWGAARALRASLKAQALHVVLLHAPDLSAAEIYSPPAQLTVPSQPASRPDTPSSDVSSSTTCAVTMPGEATEYSAKVLPTSALKLLEEALTTPAPRDTYYLKMKHDSWFTRMPSLRVTH; encoded by the exons ATGGACACGCTAACATGGTTGTCGTTGGGGCTACAGTTGGCGGCGCTGTGCTCGATCGTGGGCGCCCTGCTCTTGTACCTGTTGCGGAAGGTCCGCGTGGGTGAGGTGCAGCCCGCGGACAGCGCCAAGACTGTGCTCGTCACGAGCGTGGACACCGCGCTGGGCTTGCAG ATCGCAACTTACCTCAGCGGCCGCGGCTGGCGCGTGATCGCAGGCTGCCGGCAAGGAGGCCTCGGGGCCAGGCTAGCAGAATCCTGGCTGCAAGCCCACGTGGCCTCAACTCCTGAGGACCAACCGCCACCGCGCTTAGCGACCGTAGAGTTGGATGTCGCCAGGGAAGACTTGTTGGAGGAAGCGGCGAGAGCTACAGCGCAGCATTTACCGGCCGGAGAACATG GAATATGGGCAGTGATTAACACGGCGGGCAGCAGCGGGCGCGGCGGTGCCTCGTGCTGGGAGGGCGCGCTGCGAACGAACGTGCTCGGCGCGCTGCGCGTTGCGCGAACATTCGCACCGCTGCTCGCTGCTGCAGCGGTCGACCACCCGCACGCTGGCCGCTTGTTCTACATTG GCCTAACATCGGATACGGACTGCGAGAGCCTGTCACGCGGCGACgacggcggcgcgggcgcggccgcggtCCGCTGGGGCGTGTGGGGCGCCGCGCGTGCCCTCAGGGCTTCGCTGAAGGCCCAGGCGCTCCATGTGGTGCTCCTGCACGCACCGGACTTGTCCGCTGCGGAGATATACTCACCGCCGGCGCAGCTGACTGTTCCGAGCCAGCCGGCTAG ccgGCCAGACACTCCGAGCTCGGACGTGAGCTCGTCCACCACCTGCGCGGTCACCATGCCTGGCGAGGCCACAGAGTACAGCGCCAAGGTGCTCCCCACCAGCGCCCTTAAACTGCTCGAGGAGGCCCTTACCACCCCCGCGCCCAGAGACACCTACTACCTGAAGATGAAGCACGACTCCTGGTTCACTAGGATGCCTTCTTTGAGAGTCACGCATTAG
- the LOC134671216 gene encoding deoxyribonuclease-2-alpha-like isoform X2, which produces MNFILIYIFGSLLECYKGFKIENGYIGQHCRDGYKPVAWWYLYKHPAGVVHPSGQNFSFLTPDTGGRWIQSLYGILEADMLSKTLMPDYKRSYMDRGGRAMVIFESRHGAPGTSARGVVMADQDGGFLLTHTVPGFPQKSRSLPLFPFDELKSGHLLACISLDFSALNKVARAIKEVAPNITYSYMPKTLAHLLPEWNFDRPFPTLSPFRLRPSIYSLMNRMGEIPRPLEAPFNNGPLEAVLVARPPGVKSCIYSSFAARQLVMLNVYGQSRSTFLTTTCSESFGVRNIDSISFKYEGDDGPSGPVYYVPTNSTDYTWFAVSAAAHWQQRGKGPQQFWVCTSLVDKEDVKGEGGLLLCLQNYNLWVAFDNLKVAEPSCD; this is translated from the exons AtgaattttatattaatttatatattcgGAAGTTTATTGGAGTGCTACAAAGGATTTAAGATTGAGAACGGCTACATAGGCCAACATTGTCGCGATGGATACAAGCCTGTGGCTTG GTGGTACTTATACAAGCATCCAGCGGGCGTGGTCCATCCAAGCGGACAGAACTTCAGCTTCTTAACGCCTGACACGGGGGGCCGGTGGATACAGTCGCTTTATGGCATCTTGGAGGCCGATATGCTGAGTAAAACTTTGATGCCCGACTACAAG CGTTCATACATGGACCGCGGTGGCAGAGCCATGGTCATATTCGAGTCTCGTCACGGCGCGCCCGGGACTTCGGCGCGCGGGGTCGTGATGGCAGATCAGGATGGCGGGTTTCTGCTGACGCATACCGTGCCCGGGTTTCCGCAGAAATCCA GGTCACTTCCCTTGTTCCCATTCGATGAGCTGAAAAGCGGACACTTACTAGCTTGCATCTCTCTGGATTTCAGCGCTCTGAACAAGGTGGCTCGAGCCATAAAAGAGGTCGCACCGAACATCACATACTCATACATGCCCAAAACGCTGGCTCATCTACTACCGGAATGGAACTTCGACAGACCTTTCCCGACTCTTTCTCCCTTCAGGCTACGGCCATCGATATATTCTCTTATGAATAGAATGGGGGAGATTCCTCGGCCCTTAGAGGCTCCGTTCAACAATGGTCCTTTAGAAGCGGTGTTGGTGGCCAGGCCGCCGGGAGTGAAGAGTTGTATCTACTCTTCGTTTGCGGCGAGGCAATTAGTCATGCTGAATGTGTATGGACAATCACGAAGCACGTTTCTTACTACGACGTGCAGTGAGAGCTTTGG CGTCCGCAACATTGACTCGATCTCCTTTAAATACGAAGGTGACGATGGGCCCTCAGGTCCTGTCTACTACGTGCCGACCAACAGCACCGACTATACCTGGTTCGCAGTCAGCGCGGCGGCACATTGGCAGCAACGAGGCAAGGGCCCGCAGCAGTTCTGGGTGTGCACCAGCCTGGTGGATAAGGAGGATGTGAAGGGAGAAGGGGGTTTGTTGTTGTGTTTGCAGAATTACAATTTGTGGGTGGCGTTTGATAACTTGAAGGTTGCTGAGCCCTCTTGCGATTAG